One window from the genome of Echinicola vietnamensis DSM 17526 encodes:
- a CDS encoding NUDIX hydrolase — protein sequence MNREELAKALKSYRTPFEEEQLFVQQFIELTDDPLAFHRDRKEGHFTASAWIVNKTRTHALLTHHRKLNRWLQLGGHADGNENLLEVAMNEAREESGLISLKLVDRGIFDIDKHIIPANAKDPQHFHYDVRFLIEAAMDEPLTISEESKDLAWVKYETIPDVVKANDSILRMLEKTSKSEVVC from the coding sequence ATGAATAGAGAAGAATTAGCAAAAGCACTGAAAAGTTATCGGACACCATTTGAAGAGGAGCAGTTGTTTGTTCAGCAATTTATCGAGCTGACCGATGATCCATTGGCCTTTCATCGGGATCGAAAAGAAGGACATTTTACTGCATCTGCTTGGATTGTCAATAAAACACGGACCCACGCCCTGCTTACCCATCATCGGAAGTTGAATCGCTGGCTACAGCTCGGCGGCCATGCTGACGGCAACGAGAACCTGCTGGAGGTGGCCATGAACGAAGCCCGTGAAGAGAGTGGCCTGATTTCGCTTAAGCTGGTGGATCGAGGGATTTTTGATATTGACAAGCACATCATTCCTGCCAATGCCAAAGACCCGCAGCATTTTCACTACGATGTACGGTTCTTGATCGAGGCAGCCATGGATGAGCCGCTGACCATCAGTGAAGAGAGCAAGGACTTGGCTTGGGTAAAATATGAAACCATTCCAGACGTGGTCAAGGCCAACGATTCCATATTGAGAATGCTGGAGAAGACCAGCAAATCTGAAGTGGTGTGTTAG
- a CDS encoding L-threonylcarbamoyladenylate synthase — protein sequence MTTIGKDIKKAKALLEKGELVGIPTETVYGLAGNALDAAAVSKIFETKNRPSFDPLIVHTGSIEQISAYTTGIPEELEVLADAFWPGPLTLLLPKKSIVPDLVTSGLDQVAVRVPSHPLTRELLLSLDFPLAAPSANPFGYISPTCASHVVDQLEGKIDYVLDGGNCEVGLESTIVGVEEGQITIYRLGGIEVADIKKVVGNVLILPQSSSNPKSPGMLKSHYAPRIPFIVGDLEQLVPHYLEKNERFGVLSFTKTFEGVPAEHQRVLSAAGDFKEAAQQLFAAMRYLDKQDVSVILSGEMPERGLGKAVNDRLRRAAAR from the coding sequence ATGACTACAATCGGAAAGGACATCAAGAAGGCCAAAGCACTTTTGGAAAAGGGTGAGCTGGTAGGGATTCCTACGGAGACCGTTTATGGATTGGCTGGAAATGCCTTGGATGCAGCAGCAGTAAGTAAAATCTTCGAAACCAAAAATCGGCCGAGTTTTGATCCGCTGATTGTGCATACTGGCAGTATCGAACAGATCAGCGCGTACACGACCGGCATTCCGGAAGAGCTGGAAGTGCTTGCCGATGCCTTCTGGCCAGGGCCGTTGACCTTGCTCCTTCCGAAAAAAAGTATTGTGCCCGACCTGGTGACCAGTGGACTGGATCAGGTGGCCGTGCGGGTTCCCAGTCATCCCTTGACCCGTGAGTTGCTGTTGTCGTTGGATTTTCCACTGGCCGCACCAAGTGCCAATCCTTTTGGCTATATTAGCCCTACCTGTGCCAGCCACGTGGTGGATCAGTTGGAAGGAAAGATCGATTATGTGTTGGATGGCGGTAATTGTGAAGTGGGCTTGGAGAGTACGATAGTGGGCGTGGAAGAAGGGCAGATTACCATCTACCGTTTGGGAGGAATTGAGGTGGCAGATATCAAAAAAGTAGTGGGAAATGTGCTGATTTTGCCACAGTCCAGCAGCAATCCAAAGTCTCCCGGAATGCTCAAGAGCCACTATGCACCCCGCATTCCCTTTATCGTAGGGGACCTGGAGCAGCTGGTGCCGCATTATTTGGAAAAGAATGAGCGGTTTGGCGTGCTGAGCTTTACCAAAACGTTTGAGGGCGTCCCTGCTGAGCATCAGCGGGTGTTGAGTGCAGCAGGAGATTTTAAGGAAGCCGCACAGCAGTTGTTTGCCGCGATGCGTTATTTGGATAAGCAGGATGTAAGTGTGATCTTGTCAGGAGAAATGCCCGAAAGAGGACTTGGAAAAGCGGTGAACGACCGATTGAGAAGGGCCGCGGCACGATAG
- a CDS encoding gliding motility-associated C-terminal domain-containing protein translates to MKRTPFDINLRFIYLFLPLFLCLRFSVHVHGQGYNDNEWIFGYCGPNTENNYISFGKGDNPNVNTLPGTVVVGQDNNAIAIDPLTGEPIFYTNGELVYDGDNGPLEGMSPGINGDINGNQTVAISSLNFDIEGEKTYYIFYLSTSDQLQYAVVDMNAPGQATGNEPPRGEITDKDIQFGTAAGAIAVVKTPSSPSYLISYENGQLLSREITDTEGVFNETGNAALGFTPEKIAFDENSGTLALIPENAVDPIVLMDFDTSTGNFANPRPLDQSTGDASENYGGTGLAPDGDYFYYSKDDQLLRIPVDTLDADPQVVPITSPSGSTIRQIHDIKVGPDGQLYYIYQEEDDDAFYVGTVENPDHTVLEELTVDDNPFDGTDFCGSTFPSFAPNADIDVSVDFTYSPQMPCMNNPLQLTSQLTPPNIAVESYEWELSPPPTDQDGEEIELDLTEEHLLLPADATSEQNINVTLTVTLADGSTQTASQSITFQENNLQASFTPSDTTTCMTCIDLNEMLEVSSGEEGQGGSGGGGGGGGGIPGIPGGGSGGGQNGGSSYEYFWSNKKEEGWIPEGANEVCDPGTYWVLAREQGSSCYVYAETTVKMWDPVANEKVDDQTNNVWYFGNNAGLDFNPDPDDPDAPSPRPVEVPDGHPGWSIPEGTTTISDQAGDVLFYTDGQTVWDLNGNPMQDGENIGGDNTSAQSVIAVKVPQEQTLYYLFTTQSEGGNSTTKFSLVDIKGENQNGVGSVVSGDNFLFSPGTEQSAAIASGDTTWVMFHEVGNNTFRAYPATSQGIGQPVTSDVGTNHSFSNSAGTMKFSPDGEKVAVTIVDENGCSFVDVLDFDEETGELSEYATIDLGCEDEVYGLEFGGDSNKIFVSYQNGKGLEEYQIQAPEDDDDDDGGGNNCPTCFENAADQAALEQCIQDNVNVLANSAGTNFGAVQMGPNGQIYVAIPGATNIGTINPGADCNNSNYSQQQAVSTTGGTSNLGLPAYAQNSGSNIPDPEIAGPESLCLQDGIALGEFEGGGEPDIDTYTWTILDSEDQTVFTTSGPGDEFQILEYEFDSAGVYQVTLDVERCGNPDYYNGELTVEVIGPPPLTLTDDITLCSGSPITLTAIDDYDPAEGLYLFEWTNAAGEILGNTNSIEVTEESIYTVSVVLANSEEEDPAFQACSASSSVFVGPAFDFELNQDAESSCYEENYINFAPDTPVSGEWSYQLQGSTEDPTVLGEGYEWEVAVEELPAPGTYDIIFRAVDPILEGCIVEKRATLVVDPLPEFTINVITPTSECDNPSGSFEFTMLADAETVTIEEIDQEFSNVAEGETIGPFEDLPPGVYTITAENEGCTYTETVSIENTSPPDGLDDYSIVTSAERCTNDGILDGNILITFPADGTITEANYTITREEDGQQFTGSTADMPLAVPHGTYAIEISTPDGCAVAAPQTYEIQEKALVSFSVPSAPLACEIFFFEPENADVIDYTITAPDGAEITPQPNGLYPLDQEGLYLVRGEDPNGVDCPRTREMDLTLTGQVDYELEGPFYDCETGLRYEAVIAPGFDEADYVYLWRTFPQGEIIGRERIFTPTREGAYTLDVQPKTGTGCPAPWIEFDVPVIVRNVPVELTLEAGICSDNPEGTIRADFEAPASANIAVAWFRTDQNGINIRMPEFDGSSTITVTQAGQYQVQLINSTNGQECTVGSDEITVLNSDAEPPQLAESYTICAAEGVTETLEPEGNWTAYEWWREDQLMSTDPTFTPTEEGDYTLIVTDAAACSFAVTFEVIEDCGLKVTTPDAIIPGDPERNFVVYVNDFVDEISVLIYNRWGELIFHCIQENIPENAPFCPWDGKVNDKKVPVGTYPVVIKLKSNAQGVEQTIKKAIVVIE, encoded by the coding sequence ATGAAAAGGACTCCTTTTGACATAAATTTAAGATTCATTTATCTTTTTTTGCCGTTATTCCTGTGCCTGCGCTTTTCAGTACATGTCCATGGGCAAGGTTACAATGATAACGAATGGATCTTTGGTTACTGTGGGCCAAACACGGAAAATAATTATATTTCTTTTGGTAAAGGAGACAACCCAAACGTCAACACCCTGCCGGGAACAGTGGTGGTCGGCCAAGACAACAACGCCATAGCCATTGACCCGCTGACGGGGGAACCCATTTTTTATACGAATGGAGAATTAGTTTACGACGGTGATAATGGGCCATTAGAAGGAATGTCTCCTGGTATTAACGGGGACATTAATGGAAATCAAACTGTAGCAATTTCATCTCTAAATTTTGATATTGAAGGTGAAAAAACCTACTATATTTTTTACCTCAGCACTTCTGATCAACTTCAATATGCCGTAGTTGACATGAATGCCCCGGGACAGGCTACTGGCAATGAACCTCCTCGTGGAGAAATTACGGATAAGGACATCCAGTTTGGCACCGCCGCGGGTGCCATTGCCGTGGTCAAAACGCCCAGTTCGCCCAGCTACCTGATCAGCTACGAAAACGGGCAATTGCTCTCCAGGGAAATTACCGATACGGAAGGGGTATTCAATGAAACGGGCAATGCGGCCCTCGGCTTTACGCCAGAAAAAATTGCTTTTGATGAAAATTCGGGCACCTTGGCCCTGATCCCCGAAAATGCGGTTGACCCCATTGTCCTGATGGACTTTGACACCAGTACCGGGAATTTTGCGAATCCTCGACCACTGGATCAATCCACAGGTGATGCATCTGAAAATTATGGTGGAACGGGACTTGCCCCTGATGGCGATTATTTCTATTATTCTAAGGATGACCAATTGCTCCGGATCCCTGTGGACACGCTGGATGCCGATCCGCAAGTGGTGCCGATTACCAGTCCCTCTGGAAGCACTATCCGCCAAATCCACGACATTAAAGTAGGACCTGACGGCCAATTGTACTACATCTACCAAGAGGAAGATGATGATGCCTTTTATGTGGGCACGGTCGAAAACCCGGACCATACCGTACTGGAAGAGCTGACGGTGGACGACAATCCCTTTGACGGCACGGATTTCTGCGGCAGCACCTTTCCTAGCTTCGCCCCGAATGCGGACATTGACGTTTCCGTGGATTTTACCTACTCCCCACAAATGCCCTGCATGAACAATCCGCTGCAGCTCACGTCCCAGCTCACGCCGCCCAATATTGCCGTGGAATCTTATGAATGGGAGCTCAGCCCACCCCCTACCGACCAAGACGGGGAGGAAATCGAACTGGACCTGACAGAGGAACATTTGCTCTTGCCAGCAGATGCGACCAGCGAACAAAACATCAACGTCACCTTAACGGTAACACTCGCGGACGGAAGCACCCAAACGGCCTCCCAGTCCATCACCTTTCAGGAAAACAACCTGCAAGCAAGCTTCACCCCTTCGGACACCACCACGTGTATGACCTGCATCGACCTCAACGAAATGCTGGAGGTCAGCTCAGGTGAAGAAGGCCAAGGCGGCTCCGGTGGCGGAGGTGGCGGCGGCGGCGGAATTCCCGGAATTCCCGGCGGCGGTAGCGGTGGCGGCCAAAATGGCGGTTCCAGCTACGAATATTTCTGGTCAAACAAAAAGGAAGAAGGATGGATCCCGGAAGGGGCCAATGAGGTATGTGATCCTGGCACCTATTGGGTACTGGCACGGGAGCAGGGCTCTTCCTGCTATGTATATGCCGAGACCACAGTCAAAATGTGGGACCCCGTGGCCAACGAAAAAGTCGACGACCAAACGAATAACGTGTGGTATTTTGGGAACAATGCCGGGCTCGATTTTAACCCAGATCCTGACGACCCGGACGCGCCGTCTCCCCGGCCTGTGGAAGTCCCCGACGGCCATCCGGGCTGGAGCATTCCGGAGGGTACGACGACCATCTCTGATCAAGCCGGAGACGTGCTTTTCTATACCGATGGACAAACCGTTTGGGACCTCAACGGCAATCCCATGCAGGACGGGGAAAATATCGGTGGCGACAATACCTCCGCACAGAGTGTCATTGCCGTCAAAGTCCCTCAGGAACAAACCCTTTACTACCTCTTCACCACCCAATCGGAAGGCGGCAACTCCACCACCAAATTCTCTTTGGTAGACATCAAAGGGGAAAACCAAAACGGTGTGGGCAGTGTGGTCAGCGGTGACAACTTCCTCTTTAGCCCCGGCACGGAGCAATCTGCGGCCATTGCCTCCGGCGACACGACTTGGGTGATGTTTCACGAAGTCGGCAACAACACCTTTCGCGCCTATCCCGCTACTTCCCAAGGCATTGGCCAGCCGGTAACCAGCGATGTGGGCACCAACCACAGTTTCAGCAACTCGGCAGGCACGATGAAATTCAGCCCCGACGGGGAAAAGGTGGCCGTGACCATCGTGGACGAAAATGGCTGTAGCTTTGTGGATGTCCTTGACTTTGATGAGGAAACGGGTGAACTGAGTGAATATGCCACCATTGACCTGGGCTGCGAGGATGAGGTCTACGGGCTGGAATTTGGCGGAGACAGCAATAAGATCTTTGTTTCCTACCAAAATGGAAAAGGACTGGAAGAATACCAGATCCAAGCTCCGGAGGACGACGACGATGATGATGGTGGCGGCAACAATTGCCCTACCTGCTTCGAAAATGCCGCCGACCAAGCCGCACTGGAGCAATGCATCCAAGACAACGTCAATGTACTCGCCAACAGCGCAGGCACCAACTTCGGTGCCGTCCAAATGGGACCCAACGGCCAAATTTACGTAGCCATCCCCGGCGCCACCAATATCGGCACGATCAATCCTGGGGCAGACTGCAACAACTCCAACTACAGCCAACAGCAAGCCGTGTCGACCACTGGCGGCACCAGTAACCTGGGCCTCCCTGCCTATGCCCAAAACAGCGGCAGCAATATCCCCGACCCGGAAATCGCAGGCCCTGAAAGCCTTTGTTTGCAAGATGGCATTGCATTGGGAGAATTTGAAGGAGGCGGGGAGCCGGACATTGACACGTATACTTGGACCATCCTGGACAGCGAAGACCAAACGGTATTCACCACTTCCGGTCCTGGCGATGAGTTTCAAATCCTGGAATATGAGTTTGACTCTGCCGGTGTGTATCAGGTCACCTTGGATGTCGAGCGCTGTGGCAATCCGGATTATTACAATGGGGAGCTTACCGTCGAAGTGATCGGCCCGCCACCTTTGACCCTCACCGATGACATTACCCTTTGTAGTGGCAGCCCCATTACCTTGACGGCCATTGACGATTACGATCCTGCCGAAGGGCTTTACCTGTTCGAGTGGACCAATGCGGCTGGCGAAATCCTGGGCAATACCAATTCGATCGAAGTGACCGAAGAAAGCATCTATACGGTCAGCGTCGTACTGGCAAACAGCGAGGAAGAGGACCCCGCATTTCAAGCCTGTTCGGCATCTTCATCGGTCTTTGTGGGACCGGCGTTTGATTTTGAACTGAATCAAGATGCCGAATCATCCTGTTACGAAGAAAATTACATCAATTTTGCCCCGGACACGCCCGTTTCCGGCGAGTGGTCCTATCAGCTGCAGGGCTCCACGGAAGATCCCACTGTTTTGGGCGAAGGCTATGAATGGGAAGTAGCCGTGGAAGAATTGCCGGCTCCCGGCACCTATGACATTATCTTCCGGGCTGTCGACCCGATCCTAGAGGGCTGTATCGTAGAAAAAAGGGCCACGCTGGTAGTGGATCCGTTGCCGGAATTCACCATCAATGTGATCACTCCCACCAGCGAATGTGACAATCCCAGTGGGAGCTTTGAATTCACCATGCTTGCGGATGCAGAGACCGTAACGATCGAAGAAATAGACCAGGAATTTTCAAATGTGGCCGAGGGTGAAACCATCGGTCCCTTCGAAGACCTGCCCCCGGGAGTCTACACCATCACCGCCGAAAATGAAGGCTGTACCTACACCGAAACCGTCAGCATCGAAAATACCAGCCCGCCGGATGGGCTGGATGACTACAGCATTGTGACATCCGCAGAACGCTGTACCAATGACGGCATACTGGACGGCAATATTCTGATCACCTTCCCGGCGGATGGGACGATCACTGAAGCCAATTACACCATCACCCGAGAGGAAGACGGACAACAGTTTACCGGTTCTACGGCTGATATGCCCTTGGCCGTTCCACACGGCACCTATGCCATTGAGATTTCCACGCCGGACGGCTGTGCGGTAGCAGCTCCCCAGACGTACGAAATACAGGAAAAAGCCCTGGTCAGCTTCAGCGTTCCATCTGCGCCGTTGGCATGTGAGATTTTCTTCTTTGAGCCGGAAAACGCAGATGTGATCGACTACACCATCACGGCGCCTGACGGTGCAGAAATCACGCCGCAGCCCAACGGCCTGTACCCGCTGGACCAAGAAGGCCTTTACTTGGTTCGGGGAGAAGATCCGAACGGGGTGGACTGCCCTCGGACCCGGGAAATGGACCTGACCTTGACGGGCCAAGTGGACTATGAGCTGGAAGGTCCTTTTTATGATTGTGAAACGGGACTGCGGTATGAGGCGGTGATTGCACCGGGATTTGATGAAGCTGATTATGTTTACCTTTGGAGGACTTTTCCGCAAGGGGAAATCATCGGTCGGGAAAGGATCTTTACGCCTACGCGCGAAGGCGCCTACACCTTGGATGTACAGCCCAAGACGGGCACAGGCTGCCCCGCACCGTGGATAGAATTTGATGTCCCGGTCATCGTCCGCAATGTCCCCGTGGAGCTGACCTTGGAGGCGGGCATTTGTTCTGACAATCCGGAGGGAACTATCCGAGCTGATTTTGAAGCACCAGCATCCGCCAATATAGCAGTGGCCTGGTTCAGGACAGACCAAAACGGCATTAACATCAGGATGCCCGAATTTGACGGTTCTTCCACCATAACGGTCACCCAAGCAGGGCAATACCAAGTGCAGCTGATCAATTCCACCAATGGCCAGGAATGCACCGTGGGCTCCGACGAAATCACCGTGCTCAACTCCGATGCCGAACCGCCGCAACTGGCCGAAAGCTACACCATCTGTGCCGCGGAAGGCGTCACGGAAACCTTGGAACCTGAAGGCAACTGGACGGCCTACGAATGGTGGCGAGAAGACCAACTGATGAGCACCGATCCTACCTTCACTCCGACAGAGGAGGGCGACTACACCTTGATCGTTACCGATGCGGCAGCGTGCTCCTTTGCCGTTACCTTTGAGGTAATAGAGGATTGTGGGCTGAAGGTCACCACGCCGGACGCCATCATCCCCGGTGATCCAGAGCGGAATTTCGTGGTGTATGTCAATGACTTCGTCGATGAGATTTCTGTGTTGATCTACAATCGCTGGGGCGAGCTGATCTTTCACTGCATCCAAGAAAACATCCCGGAAAATGCTCCCTTCTGTCCTTGGGACGGAAAAGTCAATGACAAAAAAGTCCCTGTCGGAACCTATCCGGTGGTAATTAAGTTAAAAAGCAATGCTCAAGGAGTGGAGCAAACCATTAAAAAAGCTATTGTTGTAATAGAATAA
- a CDS encoding septal ring lytic transglycosylase RlpA family protein: MKKQVLLWSILLFLFSSCAATRSASSRVEKGQASYYADKFNGRKTASGERYRSGKMTAAHRSLPFGTVVKVKNLRNGKTVKVRINDRGPFVRGRIIDVSKKAARQLDMIRAGVVPVEVRY, from the coding sequence ATGAAGAAACAAGTATTGCTTTGGAGCATTCTGTTGTTCCTGTTTAGCTCATGTGCGGCTACAAGGTCCGCATCCAGTCGCGTGGAAAAGGGCCAGGCCAGTTATTATGCCGACAAGTTCAATGGCCGCAAAACGGCAAGTGGAGAACGCTACCGCTCAGGAAAAATGACCGCAGCCCACCGATCATTGCCCTTCGGGACGGTGGTAAAAGTCAAAAACCTGCGCAATGGCAAAACCGTCAAGGTCCGCATCAACGACCGGGGGCCGTTTGTCCGAGGACGCATCATCGACGTTTCCAAAAAGGCCGCCCGACAACTGGACATGATCCGTGCCGGTGTGGTACCGGTGGAGGTAAGATATTAA
- the yaaA gene encoding peroxide stress protein YaaA — protein sequence MIALISPAKTLDMSTTDISLATQPDFKTDIKALVSIMKKKSAGDIKQLMKVSDNIAELNEERYHHFSKDFTTENAKQALLAFKGDVYRSMEVDDYSEEDLAFAQDHLRILSGLYGLLKPMDLIQPYRLEMGIGLENKKGKNLYEYWGTKISKAINKAADGQPVINLASQEYAKAVDKKALKSPLIHVNFKEYREGKYKVIGIFAKQARGMMADYIIKNKITDPAQLKLFNREGYEFSEPQSKENEWIFVR from the coding sequence ATGATCGCATTGATTTCTCCAGCAAAGACGCTGGACATGAGTACTACAGACATTTCGCTGGCCACGCAGCCGGATTTTAAAACCGACATCAAGGCCTTGGTCAGCATCATGAAGAAAAAGTCCGCCGGTGACATCAAGCAACTGATGAAAGTCAGTGATAATATCGCCGAGCTAAACGAAGAAAGATACCATCATTTCAGCAAGGACTTTACCACTGAAAATGCCAAGCAGGCCCTTTTGGCCTTCAAGGGGGATGTGTACCGCAGCATGGAAGTGGACGATTATTCGGAAGAGGACCTGGCCTTTGCCCAAGACCATCTGCGCATCCTTTCCGGACTTTATGGGCTCCTCAAGCCCATGGACCTGATTCAGCCTTACCGCCTGGAAATGGGCATTGGGCTGGAGAATAAAAAGGGCAAAAACCTCTACGAATACTGGGGAACCAAAATCTCCAAGGCCATCAACAAGGCCGCAGACGGTCAGCCAGTGATCAATTTGGCCTCCCAGGAATACGCCAAAGCCGTGGACAAAAAAGCCCTCAAATCCCCCTTGATCCATGTCAACTTCAAGGAGTACCGGGAAGGCAAATACAAGGTCATCGGCATTTTTGCGAAGCAGGCCAGGGGCATGATGGCGGATTATATCATCAAAAACAAAATCACCGATCCGGCTCAGTTGAAGCTATTTAACCGGGAAGGCTATGAATTTTCTGAACCCCAGAGCAAGGAAAATGAATGGATCTTCGTTAGGTAA
- a CDS encoding tetratricopeptide repeat protein translates to MAVLLWSCSPSEQELYDAGIKEMRLEKFNEAITYFDRVIEQNPDHTEAHNAKGVAFFEQGKWDEAIKHFKVAMEKDSTSYKPYLNLGNAYLEKKAFKDAVINYNMASSLDPNQTDIYYNRGLALLGMEAYEDAILDFDNALQVDPNQALVHFNRAKALIGNNNPLEAINALKRSVAIDNTNGAAFYLLGVTEMSALSEKEEGCMHLKTALGLGYADAKEWIDEFCDTESES, encoded by the coding sequence ATGGCCGTGCTGCTATGGAGTTGCTCCCCCTCTGAGCAGGAATTATACGATGCCGGCATAAAGGAAATGAGATTGGAGAAATTTAATGAGGCGATTACCTATTTTGACCGGGTGATCGAACAAAATCCAGACCATACAGAAGCCCATAATGCCAAAGGAGTAGCATTTTTTGAACAGGGAAAATGGGATGAGGCCATCAAGCATTTTAAGGTGGCCATGGAGAAAGATTCTACTTCTTACAAACCTTATTTAAATCTCGGAAATGCTTACTTGGAGAAGAAAGCGTTTAAGGATGCTGTGATCAATTATAATATGGCCAGCTCCTTGGATCCCAACCAGACAGATATCTATTATAACCGTGGGTTGGCACTATTGGGGATGGAAGCCTATGAAGATGCGATCTTGGATTTTGACAATGCCCTTCAAGTGGACCCGAATCAGGCCTTGGTGCATTTTAACCGTGCAAAAGCCCTGATAGGGAATAATAATCCACTGGAGGCAATCAATGCCCTGAAGCGGTCTGTGGCCATCGACAATACCAACGGGGCTGCTTTTTACCTGCTGGGGGTTACGGAGATGAGTGCCTTGAGTGAAAAAGAGGAAGGGTGCATGCACCTTAAGACCGCACTTGGCTTAGGCTATGCGGATGCTAAAGAATGGATCGATGAATTTTGTGATACCGAATCGGAATCTTAA
- a CDS encoding phosphoglycerate kinase: MNSRIKSVDNLSFEGKRALVRVDFNVPLNANFEVTDDTRIQAALPTINKILNDGGAVILMSHLGRPKGGPDEKFSLKHILLDLEKALDRPVKFAPDCIGEEAVQVAAALKGGEVLLLENLRFYDEETKGDAGFAKKLAAMGDIYVNDAFGTAHRAHASTAIVAENFNDKVCGYLMLSELENADKVLGNPVRPLTAIMGGAKISDKILIIEKLLDKVDNLIIGGGMSYTFAKAKGGSIGDSLLEADKMDLTKELEAKAKANGVNLYLPVDNITSKEFANDAEQGKAKSGEIPDGWMGLDIGEETRKIFADVIKNSKTILWNGPMGVFEMESFDKGTKAVAEAVVAATKEGAFSLIGGGDSAAAVNKFGFGEEVSFVSTGGGALLEYMEGKELPGVKALEP; this comes from the coding sequence ATGAACAGTAGGATAAAATCTGTTGACAACCTTAGTTTTGAAGGTAAAAGAGCGTTGGTACGGGTAGACTTTAACGTGCCCTTGAACGCTAATTTTGAAGTTACTGATGACACGCGAATCCAAGCCGCTTTGCCGACCATTAACAAGATCTTGAATGATGGGGGAGCGGTCATTTTGATGTCTCACTTGGGCCGGCCAAAAGGAGGTCCCGATGAAAAATTTTCATTAAAGCATATCCTGCTGGATTTGGAGAAAGCACTGGATCGTCCGGTGAAGTTTGCTCCGGACTGCATTGGTGAAGAAGCCGTGCAAGTAGCAGCAGCTCTGAAAGGAGGAGAAGTCTTGCTTTTGGAAAACCTTCGTTTTTATGATGAAGAAACAAAAGGTGATGCTGGGTTTGCCAAAAAACTTGCGGCAATGGGTGATATTTACGTGAACGATGCCTTTGGTACCGCGCACCGTGCCCATGCTTCTACCGCCATTGTGGCTGAAAACTTTAACGATAAAGTGTGTGGCTACTTGATGCTTTCCGAACTTGAAAATGCTGATAAAGTTCTTGGTAATCCTGTAAGGCCATTGACGGCGATTATGGGCGGAGCCAAAATTTCTGATAAGATCTTGATCATCGAAAAACTTCTTGACAAGGTGGATAACCTGATCATTGGCGGAGGCATGTCCTATACCTTTGCCAAGGCCAAAGGCGGAAGCATCGGGGATTCCTTATTGGAAGCCGACAAGATGGACCTCACCAAGGAGCTGGAAGCAAAGGCCAAAGCCAATGGCGTAAACCTTTACCTGCCCGTGGACAATATCACTTCCAAGGAATTTGCCAATGATGCCGAGCAAGGAAAAGCCAAAAGTGGCGAAATTCCTGACGGCTGGATGGGATTGGACATCGGAGAGGAAACAAGGAAGATTTTTGCAGATGTGATCAAAAACTCCAAAACCATCCTTTGGAACGGTCCAATGGGCGTTTTTGAGATGGAAAGCTTTGACAAAGGTACCAAAGCAGTAGCCGAAGCAGTGGTGGCAGCGACGAAAGAAGGTGCCTTCAGCTTGATCGGTGGAGGGGATTCTGCCGCCGCGGTAAACAAGTTTGGCTTTGGCGAAGAAGTATCCTTTGTATCCACTGGTGGCGGTGCGCTACTTGAATACATGGAAGGAAAAGAATTGCCAGGTGTGAAGGCGCTAGAGCCTTGA